Proteins encoded by one window of Arachis ipaensis cultivar K30076 chromosome B04, Araip1.1, whole genome shotgun sequence:
- the LOC107637109 gene encoding origin of replication complex subunit 5-like, protein MGYVEPIPVYFPDYTDADLCKILSRNQADSKLYSSFLDVALRSFFRVTRQVDELSTAFKPLYEKYCEPLSDKRVFPNGDKDKDMKRKLFSHINPDTITFGT, encoded by the exons ATGGGTTATGTGGAGCCTATCCCTGTATACTTTCCTGATTACACAGATGCTGATCTTTGCAAAATATTGTCGAGAAACCAAGCAGACTCGAAGCTGTATTCTTCATTCTTGGA TGTAGCTTTAAGGTCTTTCTTTAGGGTTACTAGGCAGGTTGATGAATTGTCCACTGCCTTCAAACCACTATACGAAAAATATTGTGAACCTTTAAGCGATAAAAGAGTCTTTCCTAATGGAGACAAAGACAAAGACATGAAGAGAAAGTTATTTAGTCATATCAATCCTGATACTATTACTTTT GGAACATag